The Streptomyces sp. NBC_01689 genome includes a window with the following:
- a CDS encoding GlxA family transcriptional regulator, whose protein sequence is MSSRSTFRRHRVVVLALDGLLPFELGIPQRIFGKSRDAGGRSLYEVVTCSVRPPGPVATDADFAVLVANGPEALATADTVVVPASYELGPVHEEGVLTPELAAALAHIRPGTRLVSICTGGYVLAAAGYLDGRPATTHWFHAEHFQRLFPRVRVDADVLFVDDGNVLTSAGVAAGIDLCLHIVRRDHGTAVANDVARRTVVPPHRDGGQAQYVRRPVPEPQAATTTAARAWALDRLGEPIQLRDMAGQESMSVRTFTRRFREEVGVSPGQWLTRQRVERARHLLESSDLSIDQVARDAGFGTAQSMRQHLQAVLGVTPTAYRRTFRSSGRDTGGGPGGDGRSPGPLLGTARAGAVG, encoded by the coding sequence ATGAGCTCTCGGAGTACGTTCCGCCGGCACCGTGTCGTCGTGCTCGCTCTCGACGGGCTGCTGCCCTTCGAACTCGGCATCCCGCAGCGCATCTTCGGCAAGTCACGGGACGCCGGGGGGCGGTCCCTGTACGAGGTCGTCACCTGTTCGGTCCGGCCGCCGGGCCCGGTCGCCACCGACGCCGACTTCGCCGTCCTCGTCGCGAACGGACCGGAGGCGCTCGCGACCGCCGACACCGTCGTCGTCCCCGCCTCCTACGAACTCGGCCCGGTCCACGAGGAAGGCGTCCTGACCCCCGAACTGGCCGCCGCCCTCGCCCACATCCGTCCCGGCACCCGGCTCGTCTCCATCTGCACCGGCGGGTACGTCCTCGCCGCCGCCGGGTACCTCGACGGCCGGCCCGCCACCACCCACTGGTTCCACGCCGAGCACTTCCAGCGGCTCTTCCCGAGGGTCCGGGTCGACGCCGACGTGCTCTTCGTCGACGACGGGAACGTCCTCACCTCCGCGGGCGTCGCCGCGGGGATCGACCTGTGCCTGCACATCGTCCGCCGTGACCACGGGACGGCCGTCGCCAACGACGTGGCCCGCCGGACCGTCGTACCGCCGCACCGGGACGGCGGCCAGGCCCAGTACGTCCGGCGGCCCGTCCCGGAACCGCAGGCGGCCACCACGACCGCGGCCCGCGCCTGGGCGCTCGACCGCCTCGGCGAGCCGATCCAGCTGCGCGACATGGCCGGACAGGAGTCCATGTCCGTGCGGACCTTCACCCGCCGCTTCCGCGAGGAGGTCGGCGTCAGCCCGGGACAGTGGCTCACCCGGCAACGCGTCGAACGGGCCCGGCACCTCCTGGAGTCCAGCGACCTCTCCATCGACCAGGTGGCACGCGACGCCGGCTTCGGCACGGCCCAGTCGATGCGACAGCACCTACAGGCCGTCCTCGGCGTCACCCCCACCGCGTACCGCCGGACCTTCCGCTCGTCGGGCCGGGACACCGGAGGCGGGCCGGGCGGGGACGGCCGGAGCCCCGGCCCCCTGCTCGGCACCGCGCGGGCGGGCGCCGTCGGCTGA
- a CDS encoding acyl-CoA dehydrogenase family protein has protein sequence MEFGFDAEDEVFRRTARDWLAAHHPGDPGRREWERELGRDGWIGLGWPEDGYGNRRATLTQQVVWAEEYARAKAPARSGHIGEKLLAPTLIGHGTAEQKARFLPPIARGEELWCQGYSEPGAGSDLAGVRTTAVREEGATPSRTYRVSGRKIWTSLAHEADWCFVLARTRPDAPRHHGLSLLLLPMDQPGRVEVRPIRQLTGTSEFNEVLFDGARAEHVLGGEGNGWRVAMSLLGHERGVSTLAQQVGFAAELRRVIETAVATGAAGDPVLRDRLVRLWAELRTMRWNALRTLGGLGDVGAPSVAKLLWGGWHQRLGELAVQIRGAEAATGPADWSAAAPYELDPLQHLFLFSRADTIYGGSDEIQRTIIAERVLGLPKEPRG, from the coding sequence GTGGAGTTCGGATTCGATGCCGAGGACGAGGTCTTCCGGCGTACGGCGCGGGACTGGCTGGCGGCGCACCACCCGGGTGACCCCGGCCGCCGGGAGTGGGAGCGGGAGCTCGGGCGGGACGGCTGGATCGGCCTCGGATGGCCGGAGGACGGATACGGCAACCGGCGCGCGACCCTGACCCAGCAGGTCGTCTGGGCCGAGGAGTACGCCCGCGCGAAGGCCCCGGCCCGCTCCGGGCACATCGGCGAGAAACTCCTCGCCCCCACTCTCATCGGCCACGGGACGGCGGAGCAGAAGGCCCGCTTCCTGCCCCCGATCGCCCGCGGCGAGGAACTCTGGTGCCAGGGCTACAGCGAGCCCGGTGCCGGCTCCGACCTCGCCGGCGTCAGGACGACGGCGGTACGGGAGGAGGGCGCCACGCCCTCACGGACGTACCGCGTCAGCGGCCGGAAGATCTGGACCTCGCTCGCCCACGAGGCGGACTGGTGCTTCGTCCTGGCCCGCACCCGGCCGGACGCCCCGCGCCACCACGGTCTGTCCCTGCTCCTCCTCCCGATGGACCAGCCGGGCCGTGTCGAGGTCCGGCCGATCCGCCAGCTCACCGGCACCAGCGAGTTCAACGAGGTCCTCTTCGACGGCGCGCGGGCCGAGCATGTCCTCGGCGGCGAGGGCAACGGCTGGCGGGTGGCCATGAGCCTGCTCGGACACGAGCGCGGCGTCTCGACCCTCGCCCAGCAGGTCGGTTTCGCGGCGGAGCTGCGACGCGTGATCGAGACGGCCGTCGCGACGGGCGCGGCCGGTGACCCGGTCCTGCGCGACCGTCTGGTGCGGCTGTGGGCGGAGCTGCGCACGATGCGCTGGAACGCCCTGCGGACGCTGGGCGGTCTCGGCGACGTGGGCGCGCCGAGCGTCGCCAAGCTGCTGTGGGGCGGCTGGCACCAGCGGCTCGGTGAGCTCGCGGTGCAGATACGGGGAGCGGAGGCGGCGACCGGCCCGGCGGACTGGTCGGCCGCCGCGCCGTACGAACTCGACCCGCTCCAGCACCTGTTCCTGTTCAGCCGGGCCGACACCATCTACGGCGGCTCGGACGAGATCCAGCGCACGATCATCGCCGAGCGCGTGCTCGGCCTGCCGAAGGAACCCAGGGGATAG
- a CDS encoding DoxX family protein, whose translation MDTIWLDGAQWLAVLRIGLGLWWLESWRHKDRAAWFERGTGIAWAADVAAKHRWSAVRSGFEAVVAPRPRMMAYVVVHAELALGLGLVAGLLTPVALVGGLLLNLMYFTLMIHDWAEQGQNAMMALISAVALFGMAWQTWSLDDAIGLFR comes from the coding sequence ATGGACACGATCTGGCTCGACGGGGCGCAGTGGCTGGCCGTGCTGCGGATCGGGCTCGGGCTGTGGTGGCTGGAGAGCTGGCGGCACAAGGACCGGGCGGCCTGGTTCGAACGGGGGACCGGGATCGCGTGGGCCGCGGACGTGGCGGCCAAGCACCGGTGGAGCGCGGTGCGTTCCGGCTTCGAGGCGGTCGTGGCACCACGCCCCCGGATGATGGCGTACGTCGTCGTCCACGCCGAACTGGCCCTCGGTCTGGGGCTGGTGGCCGGACTGCTGACCCCGGTCGCGCTGGTCGGCGGACTCCTGCTCAACCTCATGTACTTCACCCTCATGATCCACGACTGGGCCGAGCAGGGGCAGAACGCGATGATGGCGCTGATCTCGGCCGTCGCCCTGTTCGGGATGGCCTGGCAGACGTGGTCGCTGGACGACGCGATCGGGCTCTTCCGGTGA
- a CDS encoding acetate--CoA ligase family protein produces the protein MLGSTHGTLTTDSRRARVIACGEQPSPVVHGRPADVDDLDVGGRPLYADVPDLDRFFRPGSMAVVGASDTEGRPNTGITRQLISWAERVGARLHPVHPTRRAVFGLPCFPTVADLPEQVDLAVLLVGDPLAVIDELGEAKVKFAVAFASGFAETGAEGAAAQDRLAAAARRSGLRLLGPNTNLNAFERFRDDLDGPAVALITQSGHQGRPVFAMQELGVRLSHWAPTGNEADLETADFISYFSERPEVGAIACYVEGLKDGRSFLLAADRAARRGVPVVAVKVGRTETGARTAASHTGKLTGADTVVDAAMRQFGVIRVDGLDELQDTAALLARARAPLADGVAVCSISGGTGAHFADLATAAGLRLPTLSAAKQDELHQWIPEYLSVANPVDNGGHPVGDRRGRKIIDAILADPAVGVLICPITGPFPPMSDRLARDLVDAAEQTDKLVCVVWGSPVGTEAAYRETLLGSARVATFRTFANCITAVRAHLEHHRFTAGYRSPFDEAPRTPSPSFRKAQALMRPGQQLSEHAAKQLLRAYGIRVPREQLVTSAAAAVRAAALVGYPVVMKASGAQIAHKTELGLVKIGLTSASQVRDAYRELTDIARYEGISLDGVLVCQMVERGVEMVVGVTHDKLFGPTVAVGLGGVLVEVLRDTAVRVPPFGEDQARGMLRELRGRALLDGVRGAPPADVDALVEVVLRIQRMALELGDDIAELDVNPLMVLPRGQGAVALDALVVCR, from the coding sequence ATGCTTGGATCAACCCACGGCACCCTCACCACCGACTCCCGCCGGGCCCGGGTCATCGCCTGCGGCGAGCAGCCCTCACCCGTCGTGCACGGCCGGCCGGCCGACGTCGACGACCTCGACGTCGGCGGACGCCCGCTGTACGCCGACGTACCCGATCTGGACCGGTTCTTCCGGCCCGGATCGATGGCCGTCGTCGGCGCCTCGGACACCGAGGGGCGGCCCAACACCGGCATCACCCGGCAGCTGATCTCCTGGGCCGAGCGGGTCGGGGCCCGGCTGCACCCGGTCCACCCCACCCGCCGGGCCGTCTTCGGCCTGCCCTGCTTCCCCACCGTCGCCGACCTGCCCGAGCAGGTCGACCTGGCCGTGCTGCTGGTCGGCGACCCGCTCGCCGTCATCGACGAACTGGGGGAGGCCAAGGTGAAGTTCGCCGTCGCCTTCGCCTCCGGGTTCGCCGAGACCGGCGCCGAGGGCGCGGCCGCGCAGGACCGGCTCGCCGCCGCCGCGCGACGCTCGGGGCTGCGTCTGCTCGGGCCCAACACCAACCTCAACGCCTTCGAGCGGTTCCGCGACGACCTCGACGGTCCCGCGGTCGCCCTGATCACCCAGTCCGGTCACCAGGGCCGCCCGGTCTTCGCCATGCAGGAACTGGGCGTACGGCTCTCCCACTGGGCACCCACCGGCAACGAGGCCGACCTGGAGACCGCCGACTTCATCTCCTACTTCTCCGAGCGGCCCGAGGTCGGCGCCATCGCCTGTTATGTCGAAGGGCTCAAGGACGGCCGCTCCTTCCTGCTCGCCGCCGACCGCGCCGCCCGGCGCGGGGTGCCGGTCGTCGCCGTCAAGGTCGGCCGCACCGAGACCGGCGCCCGCACCGCCGCCTCCCACACCGGCAAACTGACCGGCGCCGACACCGTGGTGGACGCGGCGATGCGGCAGTTCGGCGTGATCCGCGTCGACGGGCTCGACGAACTCCAGGACACCGCAGCCCTGCTGGCCCGCGCCCGCGCCCCGCTGGCCGACGGGGTCGCCGTCTGTTCGATCTCCGGCGGCACGGGGGCCCACTTCGCGGACCTGGCGACGGCGGCGGGCCTGCGCCTGCCGACCCTCTCGGCGGCCAAGCAGGACGAACTGCACCAGTGGATACCCGAGTACCTGAGCGTGGCCAACCCCGTCGACAACGGCGGACACCCGGTGGGCGACCGGCGCGGCCGGAAGATCATCGACGCGATCCTCGCCGATCCGGCGGTCGGGGTGCTGATCTGCCCGATCACCGGCCCCTTCCCGCCGATGAGCGACCGGCTCGCCCGGGATCTGGTGGACGCGGCGGAACAAACGGACAAGCTGGTGTGCGTGGTGTGGGGGTCGCCCGTCGGCACCGAGGCCGCCTACCGCGAGACGCTCCTCGGCTCGGCGCGGGTCGCCACCTTCCGCACCTTCGCCAACTGCATCACCGCCGTGCGGGCCCATCTGGAGCACCACCGGTTCACCGCCGGCTACCGCTCGCCCTTCGACGAGGCACCCCGCACCCCCTCGCCCTCCTTCCGCAAGGCACAGGCGCTGATGCGGCCGGGACAGCAGCTGAGCGAGCACGCGGCGAAACAGTTGCTGCGCGCCTACGGGATACGGGTGCCGCGCGAACAACTGGTGACGAGCGCGGCGGCGGCCGTGCGCGCGGCCGCCCTGGTGGGCTACCCGGTCGTCATGAAGGCCTCCGGGGCGCAGATCGCCCACAAGACCGAACTCGGCCTGGTGAAGATCGGGCTGACCTCCGCGAGCCAGGTCAGGGACGCCTACCGCGAGCTGACCGACATCGCGCGCTACGAGGGGATCTCGCTGGACGGGGTGCTGGTGTGCCAGATGGTCGAACGGGGCGTCGAGATGGTCGTGGGGGTCACGCACGACAAGCTGTTCGGGCCGACCGTGGCCGTCGGGCTCGGGGGTGTCCTCGTCGAGGTGCTGCGGGACACGGCCGTACGCGTGCCGCCCTTCGGCGAGGACCAGGCCCGCGGAATGCTCCGTGAACTGCGCGGTCGGGCGCTCCTGGACGGGGTGCGCGGGGCGCCGCCGGCGGACGTGGACGCGCTCGTCGAGGTCGTCCTGCGGATACAGCGGATGGCACTGGAGCTCGGCGACGACATCGCCGAGCTCGACGTCAACCCGCTGATGGTGCTGCCCCGGGGGCAGGGGGCGGTGGCCCTGGACGCCCTGGTGGTCTGCCGCTGA
- a CDS encoding flavin reductase family protein, with the protein MGHAGMAAAAVRYLRSAGSPAVAGPVEMLPRPELRSVGADERAPVDQGEFRRVLGTFATGVTVVTAPAGPGEPREAGPAGFACQSFSSLSLDPPLVCFMVGRTSSTWPRIARAGSFCVNVLGAHQGDLCRGFAVSGADKFAGVGYDAAPVSGSPRLAGAAAWIDCTIHAVHTGGDHLIVVGRVDALGTGDGSGDGGAGADTEVAPLLFHRGRFV; encoded by the coding sequence ATGGGACACGCGGGAATGGCGGCGGCGGCCGTGCGTTATCTCCGGTCGGCCGGGAGCCCCGCCGTCGCGGGACCGGTCGAGATGCTGCCGCGCCCGGAGCTGCGGTCGGTCGGCGCGGACGAGCGGGCACCGGTCGACCAGGGCGAGTTCCGGCGGGTGCTGGGCACCTTCGCGACCGGCGTGACCGTCGTCACCGCACCGGCGGGACCCGGGGAGCCCCGGGAGGCGGGTCCGGCCGGATTCGCCTGCCAGTCCTTCTCCTCCCTCTCCCTCGACCCGCCGCTGGTCTGCTTCATGGTCGGCCGTACGTCGTCGACCTGGCCGCGGATCGCCCGTGCGGGCTCCTTCTGCGTGAACGTACTGGGCGCGCATCAGGGCGACCTGTGCCGCGGGTTCGCGGTGAGCGGGGCGGACAAGTTCGCGGGGGTCGGATACGACGCGGCACCCGTCTCCGGCTCGCCCCGCCTCGCGGGAGCCGCGGCCTGGATCGACTGCACGATCCACGCGGTGCACACCGGCGGGGACCATCTCATCGTGGTGGGACGGGTGGACGCGCTCGGCACGGGGGACGGATCCGGGGACGGTGGCGCGGGCGCCGACACGGAGGTCGCGCCGCTGCTCTTCCACCGGGGCCGCTTCGTCTAG
- a CDS encoding enoyl-CoA hydratase-related protein gives MPASPRTPAASDGPTGSHEPAGSRETTRSHEPAGSRGTAGPPRSSDGSADSSIRHAIGNGVAWITLDRPETMNALTWDQRERVIALLASASADPDVRAMVITATGRGFCAGADLRGAPAAGERIPGDVARTLRLGAQRLVAAVLDCEKPVIAAVNGTAAGLGVHLALACDLVIAAEPARFIEAFVRRGLVPDGGGAYLLPRLVGPQRAKELMFFGDALSAGDAERLGLVNRVVPPEDLEKTARAWAERLAAGPTRALALTKQLVNASLDSDRGTAFAAEAAAQEINMTTADAKEGVASFVERRAAEFRGR, from the coding sequence ATGCCCGCCTCGCCCCGGACGCCGGCCGCGTCCGACGGTCCGACCGGATCGCACGAACCGGCCGGATCACGAGAAACGACCCGATCTCACGAGCCGGCCGGATCGCGCGGAACGGCCGGACCTCCGCGGTCCTCCGACGGGTCCGCCGACTCGTCGATCCGTCACGCCATCGGCAACGGCGTCGCGTGGATCACCCTCGACCGCCCCGAGACGATGAACGCCCTCACCTGGGACCAGCGGGAACGCGTGATCGCGCTGCTCGCGTCCGCGTCCGCGGACCCGGACGTCCGGGCCATGGTGATCACCGCGACGGGCCGCGGATTCTGCGCGGGCGCGGACCTGAGGGGCGCGCCCGCGGCGGGCGAACGGATCCCCGGCGACGTCGCCCGCACGCTCCGGCTCGGCGCCCAACGGCTCGTCGCGGCGGTCCTGGACTGCGAGAAGCCGGTGATCGCCGCCGTCAACGGCACCGCGGCCGGCCTCGGTGTCCATCTCGCCCTCGCCTGCGACCTCGTGATCGCCGCCGAACCGGCGCGGTTCATCGAGGCGTTCGTCCGCCGCGGGCTGGTCCCCGACGGCGGCGGGGCGTATCTGCTGCCGCGTCTCGTCGGACCCCAGCGCGCGAAGGAACTCATGTTCTTCGGCGACGCGCTCAGCGCCGGGGACGCCGAACGGCTCGGTCTCGTCAACCGGGTCGTCCCGCCCGAGGACCTGGAGAAGACCGCCCGGGCGTGGGCCGAGCGGCTGGCCGCCGGGCCGACCCGTGCCCTGGCCCTCACCAAGCAGTTGGTCAACGCCTCCCTCGACTCCGACCGCGGCACCGCCTTCGCCGCGGAGGCCGCCGCCCAGGAGATCAACATGACGACGGCGGACGCGAAGGAAGGGGTGGCGAGCTTCGTGGAACGGCGGGCGGCCGAGTTCCGGGGCAGATGA
- a CDS encoding Zn-dependent alcohol dehydrogenase, translating into MRGVIFDGERTQVVDDLEVRDPGPGEVGVAVSAAGLCHSDLSVVDGTIPFPVPVVLGHEGAGTVESVGAGVTHVGPGDHVALSTLANCGACAECDRGRPTMCRKAIGRPQRPFTRGGRPLYQFASNSAFAERTVVKAVQAVRIPRDIPLPSAALIGCGVLTGVGAVLNRARVGQGERVLVIGTGGIGLNVIQGARLAGALRIVAVDSNPAKEEVARRFGATDFLTSTEAVREILPTGADHAFECVGRVELVRQAVDLLDRHGQAVLLGVPPAGAEASFLVSAMYLDKSILGCRYGSSRPQRDITLYADLYREGRLLLDELVTRTYPVEDFDKAAQDAHEGRVARAVLTF; encoded by the coding sequence ATGCGAGGCGTGATCTTCGACGGTGAGCGGACCCAGGTCGTGGACGATCTGGAGGTACGGGATCCGGGGCCCGGCGAGGTGGGGGTCGCCGTCTCCGCGGCCGGACTCTGCCACAGCGATCTCTCCGTGGTGGACGGGACCATCCCCTTCCCCGTTCCCGTGGTGCTGGGCCACGAGGGGGCCGGGACCGTCGAGTCGGTGGGCGCGGGCGTCACCCACGTCGGTCCCGGCGACCATGTCGCGCTGTCGACCCTCGCCAACTGCGGCGCGTGCGCGGAGTGCGACCGGGGGCGGCCGACGATGTGCCGCAAGGCGATCGGCAGGCCGCAGCGGCCGTTCACCCGGGGCGGGCGGCCGCTGTACCAGTTCGCCTCCAACTCGGCTTTCGCGGAACGGACGGTGGTGAAGGCGGTCCAGGCCGTCCGGATCCCGCGGGACATCCCGCTGCCCTCGGCCGCGCTGATCGGCTGCGGGGTGCTGACGGGCGTGGGAGCCGTCCTGAACCGCGCGCGGGTGGGCCAGGGCGAGCGCGTCCTCGTGATCGGCACCGGCGGCATCGGGCTCAACGTGATCCAGGGGGCCCGGCTCGCCGGGGCCCTGAGGATCGTCGCGGTCGACTCCAACCCGGCCAAGGAGGAGGTCGCCCGCCGGTTCGGCGCGACCGACTTCCTCACCTCCACCGAGGCCGTACGGGAGATCCTCCCCACGGGCGCGGACCACGCCTTCGAGTGCGTGGGCCGCGTCGAACTCGTCCGTCAGGCGGTCGACCTGCTGGACCGTCACGGCCAGGCGGTGCTCCTCGGCGTGCCGCCCGCCGGGGCCGAGGCGTCCTTCCTCGTCTCCGCGATGTATCTGGACAAGTCGATCCTCGGCTGCCGCTACGGATCGTCGCGCCCCCAGCGCGACATCACCCTCTACGCGGACCTCTACCGCGAGGGCCGCCTGCTGCTCGACGAACTGGTCACCCGCACCTACCCGGTGGAGGACTTCGACAAGGCGGCCCAGGACGCGCACGAGGGGAGGGTGGCACGGGCGGTCCTGACGTTCTAG
- a CDS encoding Zn-ribbon domain-containing OB-fold protein translates to MSARSGPPEADAFTRPYWDAAAAGRLLLRHCEACGRAHHYPREFCPHCWSEDVRWRAASGHATLYTWSVVHRNDLPPFGERVPYVAAVVDLAEGPRMMTEIVECAHGALRIGMELRVAFRGATPVFRPAAAPAHPHGPRAPRPPRG, encoded by the coding sequence GTGAGCGCCCGGTCCGGCCCGCCCGAGGCCGACGCCTTCACCCGGCCGTACTGGGACGCGGCCGCCGCGGGCCGGCTGCTGCTGCGCCACTGCGAGGCCTGCGGCCGGGCGCATCACTACCCCCGGGAGTTCTGTCCGCACTGCTGGAGCGAGGACGTGCGCTGGCGGGCCGCGAGCGGCCACGCCACGCTCTACACCTGGTCCGTCGTGCACCGCAACGACCTCCCGCCGTTCGGTGAGCGGGTGCCGTACGTCGCCGCCGTCGTCGACCTCGCGGAGGGGCCGCGGATGATGACCGAGATCGTGGAGTGCGCGCACGGCGCACTGCGGATCGGCATGGAGTTGCGGGTGGCCTTCCGCGGCGCGACACCCGTCTTCCGCCCCGCCGCCGCGCCCGCGCACCCCCACGGACCACGGGCGCCACGGCCGCCCCGGGGGTGA
- a CDS encoding MFS transporter: MTQTTEAVDAAQLPPASRRTRIHRAWFVAAVTFVTIIGAAAFRSLPGLLIDPLHQEFHWSRGTIGAAVSINLALYGLTAPFAAALMDRFGIRRVVAVALMVIALGSGLTVWMTAAWQLLLCWGLLVGLGSGSMALAFAATVTNRWFTERKGLVTGILTAASASGQLIFLPVLSWIVTEHDWRPAAVTVALAALAVVPFVWLLLRDHPADVGLKPYGAAGFVPKPPPVRGAARRTVSVLLSAVRTGPFWLLAGTFAICGASTNGLVQTHFVPAAHDHGMPITAAASLLAVIGVFDVVGTVASGWFTDRFEPRRLLAVYYALRGVSLLFLPMLLSSAVHPPMIFFIVFYGLDWVATVPPTLALCREQYGEDSAIVFGWVLASHQIGAALVAFLGGVARDAFGSYDMVWIASGALCAVAAMMALVIRRRPAAPVLTVRAAV; encoded by the coding sequence GTGACCCAGACAACCGAAGCCGTGGACGCCGCTCAGCTGCCCCCCGCCTCCCGGCGGACCCGAATCCACCGTGCCTGGTTCGTCGCCGCCGTCACCTTCGTGACGATCATCGGCGCCGCGGCCTTCCGTTCGCTGCCGGGTCTGCTGATCGACCCCCTGCACCAGGAGTTCCACTGGTCGCGCGGCACGATCGGCGCGGCGGTGTCGATCAACCTCGCGCTGTACGGACTGACGGCGCCCTTCGCGGCCGCGCTGATGGACCGCTTCGGCATCCGGCGCGTGGTCGCGGTCGCCCTGATGGTGATCGCGCTCGGCTCGGGACTGACCGTGTGGATGACGGCGGCCTGGCAACTGCTGCTCTGCTGGGGCCTGCTGGTCGGACTGGGCTCCGGCTCGATGGCGCTGGCCTTCGCGGCGACGGTCACCAACCGCTGGTTCACCGAACGCAAGGGCCTGGTGACCGGCATCCTGACGGCGGCCTCGGCCTCCGGCCAGCTGATCTTCCTGCCGGTGCTCTCCTGGATCGTCACGGAACACGACTGGCGCCCGGCGGCGGTGACCGTGGCCCTCGCCGCCCTCGCGGTCGTCCCCTTCGTCTGGCTGCTGCTGCGCGACCATCCGGCGGACGTCGGTCTGAAGCCCTACGGCGCGGCCGGGTTCGTACCGAAGCCGCCGCCGGTACGGGGTGCGGCCCGGCGTACCGTGAGTGTCCTCCTCTCCGCGGTCCGCACCGGCCCCTTCTGGCTGCTGGCCGGCACCTTCGCGATCTGCGGGGCCTCGACGAACGGCCTGGTCCAGACGCACTTCGTGCCCGCGGCCCACGACCACGGGATGCCGATCACGGCGGCGGCCTCGCTGCTCGCGGTCATCGGGGTCTTCGACGTGGTCGGCACGGTGGCCTCCGGCTGGTTCACCGACCGCTTCGAGCCGCGTCGGCTGCTCGCCGTCTACTACGCGCTGCGCGGAGTCTCGCTCCTCTTCCTCCCCATGCTCCTGTCCTCGGCCGTGCACCCCCCGATGATCTTCTTCATCGTCTTCTACGGTCTCGACTGGGTCGCGACGGTCCCGCCCACCCTTGCCCTGTGCCGTGAGCAGTACGGCGAGGACAGCGCCATCGTCTTCGGCTGGGTGCTCGCCTCGCACCAGATCGGCGCCGCCCTCGTGGCCTTCCTGGGCGGTGTGGCGCGGGACGCGTTCGGCTCGTACGACATGGTCTGGATCGCCTCGGGCGCGCTGTGCGCGGTGGCGGCGATGATGGCGCTGGTCATCCGGCGGCGGCCGGCCGCTCCCGTGCTGACCGTACGGGCGGCCGTCTGA
- a CDS encoding flavin-containing monooxygenase, giving the protein MADSTASSTLRPVPSHEDRPVYVIGGGPGGLAVAYALRAQGVRAVVLEKSDRVGASWRRHYDRLHLHTTRRLSALPGLAMPRAFGRWVSRDNVVRYLEKYAEHHQLEIVTGVEVSRVERAGDSWLLHATGGRELTGSAVVVATGTNHTPRLPDWPGRDAYSGELLHAGAYREPAPYAGRDVLVVGIGNTGAEIAVDLVEGGAGRVRLAVRTAPHIVRRSTAGWAAQFTGILVRRLPVRVVDALAGPMAKASVPDLSAQGLPRPATGLYSRVKEGSIPVQDVGLIDAVRKGRVEIVAAVEGFEEGKVVLADGTRIGPDAVIAATGYERALEGVVGHLGVLDERGRPVVHGGRTPKNAPGLYFTGFTNPISGMFRELALDAQKIAKAVARTTRRSRTAG; this is encoded by the coding sequence ATGGCCGACTCGACTGCTTCCTCCACACTCCGCCCGGTACCGTCCCACGAGGACCGCCCCGTGTACGTGATCGGTGGCGGCCCCGGCGGCCTCGCGGTGGCGTACGCGCTGCGCGCCCAGGGCGTACGGGCCGTCGTGCTGGAGAAGTCCGACCGCGTCGGGGCCTCCTGGCGCCGCCACTACGACCGGCTGCACCTGCACACGACACGGCGGCTGTCCGCCCTCCCGGGGCTGGCCATGCCCCGCGCGTTCGGCCGCTGGGTCTCGCGCGACAACGTGGTGCGCTACCTGGAGAAGTACGCCGAGCACCACCAGTTGGAGATCGTCACGGGCGTCGAGGTCTCGCGCGTCGAGCGCGCCGGCGACTCCTGGCTGCTGCACGCCACCGGCGGCCGCGAACTGACCGGCAGCGCCGTCGTCGTGGCCACCGGCACCAACCACACCCCCCGCCTGCCGGACTGGCCCGGCCGCGACGCCTACAGCGGCGAACTCCTGCACGCCGGCGCATACCGCGAGCCCGCGCCCTACGCGGGACGGGACGTCCTGGTCGTCGGCATCGGCAACACGGGCGCCGAGATCGCCGTGGACCTGGTGGAGGGCGGCGCCGGCCGGGTGCGGCTCGCGGTGCGCACCGCCCCGCACATCGTGCGGCGCTCCACGGCGGGCTGGGCCGCCCAGTTCACCGGCATCCTCGTCCGGCGGCTGCCGGTGCGCGTGGTCGACGCGCTCGCCGGGCCGATGGCCAAGGCGAGTGTCCCGGACCTGTCGGCGCAGGGGCTGCCGCGCCCCGCCACCGGCCTCTACTCGCGGGTCAAGGAGGGCTCGATCCCCGTCCAGGACGTCGGCCTGATCGACGCCGTGCGCAAGGGGCGGGTCGAGATCGTGGCCGCGGTGGAGGGGTTCGAGGAGGGCAAGGTCGTCCTCGCCGACGGCACCCGGATCGGCCCCGACGCGGTGATCGCGGCCACCGGGTACGAACGCGCGCTGGAGGGCGTGGTCGGACACCTCGGCGTGCTGGACGAACGGGGCCGTCCGGTCGTGCACGGCGGACGCACCCCGAAGAACGCACCCGGTCTGTACTTCACCGGGTTCACCAACCCCATCAGCGGCATGTTCCGCGAACTCGCCCTGGACGCGCAGAAGATAGCGAAGGCCGTGGCGCGCACCACGCGACGGAGCCGCACCGCGGGCTGA